Proteins found in one Geomonas subterranea genomic segment:
- the serA gene encoding phosphoglycerate dehydrogenase: protein MKIIVTDEVAQEGLAILQRDPRVQMDIKLGLKKEELYSIIGDYDVIITRSGTTVDKPLLDHATNLKLVARAGVGVDNVDVDYASAKGVIVVNAPFGNTNSAAEHAMALLLSFCRNVTKANGSLKGGAWKRAPFTGYELKGRTAGVIGLGKVGGRVATRLKAFECEVLACDPYIAEKRAHDLGVKLVTLDEIIKNCDIITVHTPLTSETHNMIGQKELAAMKDGVIIINAARGGIINEEAMLEALDSGRVAGAAFDVWSQEPPDSEILKKLIGHEKMVVTPHLGANTFEAQVNVAVDVAKEILRYMDEQPIENAINIPKFDASLMGQMRPYLNLVNVLADFIIQLVDTNLNKITFTYTGGLAQYDCTPITVCGLASLLNRRVEQEVNMVNAQLVADNMGIVVEEVKSTHSEDFSNLITVTIEGPGEKRLISGTVFEGVPRIVKLRDYQMDFRPEEHMLLLAYGDRPGIIGKIGTILGKHEINIAAMNLGRREKKGEAMVILSLDSAVCADVVEEVRAATEATFVKPLYLVTAK from the coding sequence ATGAAGATTATCGTAACCGATGAAGTGGCTCAGGAAGGACTGGCGATTTTGCAGCGCGACCCGCGCGTGCAGATGGACATCAAGCTGGGACTTAAGAAGGAGGAGCTTTACTCGATCATTGGTGATTACGACGTTATCATCACCAGAAGCGGCACCACCGTGGACAAGCCCCTGCTCGACCATGCGACCAACCTGAAGCTCGTCGCCCGCGCCGGCGTAGGCGTCGACAACGTCGATGTCGACTACGCCTCCGCCAAGGGTGTCATCGTGGTGAACGCACCTTTCGGCAACACCAATAGCGCGGCCGAGCACGCCATGGCGCTTTTGCTTTCTTTCTGCCGCAACGTCACCAAGGCCAATGGCTCCCTCAAGGGGGGCGCCTGGAAGCGCGCTCCTTTCACCGGCTACGAGCTGAAGGGAAGGACAGCCGGCGTCATCGGCCTTGGCAAGGTCGGCGGCCGCGTCGCCACCCGTCTCAAGGCCTTCGAATGCGAGGTGCTCGCCTGCGACCCGTACATCGCCGAGAAACGCGCTCATGACCTTGGCGTCAAGCTGGTCACCCTCGACGAGATCATCAAGAACTGCGACATCATCACCGTCCACACCCCGCTCACCAGCGAGACGCACAACATGATCGGCCAGAAGGAACTGGCGGCCATGAAGGACGGTGTCATCATCATCAACGCAGCGCGCGGCGGCATCATCAACGAGGAGGCGATGCTGGAAGCGCTCGACTCCGGCCGCGTCGCCGGTGCCGCCTTTGACGTCTGGAGCCAGGAGCCGCCCGATTCCGAGATCCTCAAGAAGCTGATCGGTCACGAGAAGATGGTGGTCACCCCGCACCTGGGCGCCAACACCTTCGAGGCGCAGGTGAACGTCGCTGTCGACGTGGCCAAGGAAATCCTGCGCTACATGGACGAACAGCCCATCGAGAACGCCATCAACATCCCCAAGTTCGACGCTTCCCTCATGGGGCAGATGCGTCCTTACCTGAACCTGGTGAACGTGCTGGCGGACTTCATCATCCAGCTGGTCGACACCAACCTGAACAAGATCACCTTCACCTACACCGGCGGCCTGGCGCAGTACGACTGCACCCCGATCACCGTCTGCGGCCTCGCCTCGCTGCTGAACCGCAGGGTCGAGCAGGAGGTGAACATGGTGAACGCTCAGCTCGTGGCGGACAACATGGGGATCGTGGTCGAAGAGGTGAAGTCCACCCACTCCGAGGACTTTTCCAACCTGATCACCGTCACCATCGAGGGCCCCGGCGAAAAACGTCTGATCTCCGGCACCGTCTTCGAGGGGGTACCGCGCATCGTCAAGCTGCGTGACTACCAGATGGACTTCCGTCCGGAAGAGCATATGCTCCTCCTGGCCTACGGCGACCGTCCCGGCATCATCGGCAAGATCGGCACCATCCTCGGCAAGCACGAGATCAACATCGCCGCCATGAACCTCGGCCGTCGCGAGAAGAAGGGTGAGGCGATGGTCATCCTCTCCCTCGACTCCGCCGTCTGTGCGGACGTGGTGGAAGAGGTGAGGGCAGCCACCGAGGCGACCTTCGTGAAACCGCTCTACCTGGTCACCGCGAAATAG
- a CDS encoding phosphoribosylanthranilate isomerase has translation MTKVKICGITSEDDALMAVDAGADALGFVFFEKSPRFIGAEAAQKIIAKLPPFVQVVGLFVNADIDVVNSTADCCGLDIVQLHGEESPEYCRLVRRRVMKAFRVRGPESLTPLSEYRVAAYLLDAYSPNAHGGTGEVFDWDCAVAAKEQGRIILAGGLTPDNIAEAVMRVRPYGVDVSSGVEVSPGRKDPGKVRRFIQLAKHPHPV, from the coding sequence ATGACAAAGGTGAAGATTTGTGGCATAACATCGGAGGACGATGCTCTGATGGCCGTCGATGCCGGGGCCGATGCGCTCGGCTTCGTCTTCTTCGAAAAGTCGCCCCGCTTCATCGGCGCGGAGGCCGCGCAGAAGATCATCGCCAAGCTCCCTCCCTTCGTCCAGGTGGTCGGTCTCTTCGTCAATGCAGATATTGACGTCGTGAACAGCACCGCCGACTGTTGCGGTCTCGACATCGTGCAGCTCCACGGAGAGGAAAGCCCCGAATACTGCCGCCTGGTGCGGCGCAGGGTGATGAAGGCCTTTCGGGTGCGCGGGCCTGAGAGCCTGACCCCGCTTTCCGAATACCGGGTGGCCGCCTATTTGCTCGACGCCTATTCGCCCAACGCCCATGGCGGGACCGGCGAGGTGTTCGACTGGGACTGTGCCGTCGCCGCCAAAGAGCAGGGGCGCATCATACTGGCAGGCGGGCTCACCCCCGACAACATCGCCGAGGCGGTGATGCGGGTGCGCCCGTACGGGGTGGATGTCTCCAGCGGCGTCGAAGTTTCCCCCGGCAGGAAGGACCCCGGCAAGGTGCGCCGCTTCATCCAACTGGCGAAGCACCCGCACCCGGTCTGA